One stretch of Zingiber officinale cultivar Zhangliang chromosome 6B, Zo_v1.1, whole genome shotgun sequence DNA includes these proteins:
- the LOC121988667 gene encoding aspartate--tRNA ligase 2, cytoplasmic-like encodes MASSEPPTASQASLSSVDGVADDLAGTTLSKKQAKKLAKKEAKEERKQQTSASATAAQDDSAEADPFAANYGEVPIEEIQSKAVSGRVWTEIGALEGQLSGQSVLIRGVAQTIRPVSKKMAFLVLRQFTSTVQCVLSVDKESVSPQMVKFATVLNKESIVDVEGIISVPKDPITGTTQQVEVQIKKLYCVNRSVPNLPINIEDAARSEKDFEKAEQTGVQLVRVGQDTRLNYRVLDIRTPANQAIFRIQCHVEDVFRRFLRSEGFVGIHSPKLIAGSSEGGAAVFKLDYKGQPACLAQSPQLYKQMAICGGFGRVFEVGSVFRAEDSYTHRHLCEFVGLDVEMEIKEHYFEVCDIVDRLFVAIFDDLNENCKTELDAINRQYPFEPLKYLRKTLKLTFEEGIQMLKEAGVEVDPLGDLNTETERKLGRLVREKYDTDFYILCRYPLAVRPFYTMPCYDNPAYSNSFDVFIRGEEIISGAQRIHLPELLTTRAEACGIDVKTISSYIDSFRYGAPPHGGFGVGLERVVMLFCALNNIRKTSLFPRDPQRLTP; translated from the exons ATGGCGTCATCCGAACCCCCGACGGCCTCCCAAGCGTCCTTATCGTCTGTCGATGGCGTGGCCGACGATTTGGCCGGCACGACCCTCAGCAAGAAGCAGGCCAAGAAGCTGGCCAAGAAGGAGGCCAAGGAAGAGCGCAAGCAGCAGACTTCCGCCTCGGCGACCGCTGCCCAGGATGACTCCGCAGAGGCTGATCCCTTCGCTGCCAACTACGGAGAAGTACCGATCGAGGAGATCCAGTCCAAGGCCGTCAGTGGCCGGGTGTGGACCGAGATCGGCGCGCTGGAGGGCCAGCTCTCCGGCCAGTCGGTGCTCATCCGGGGAGTCGCCCAGACGATTAGGCCGGTGAGCAAGAAAATGGCTTTTCTTGTTTTGAGGCAATTCACGAGCACCGTGCAGTGCGTCCTTTCCGTCGATAAGGAATCTGTGAGCCCCCAGATGGTGAAATTCGCAACAGTGCTCAACAAGGAATCAATTGTGGATGTTGAAGGGATAATTTCAGTTCCCAAAGATCCGATAACGGGAACGACTCAGCAA GTGGAAGTTCAAATTAAGAAACTCTATTGTGTCAACAGATCTGTGCCTAATCTTCCTATAAATATCGAAGATGCAGCACGAAGCGAGAAAGACTTTGAAAAAGCAGAACAG ACGGGAGTGCAACTTGTTCGTGTTGGTCAAGATACACGTTTGAATTATAGAGTTCTTGACATACGAACTCCTGCAAATCAGGCAATTTTTCGCATTCAGTGTCATGTTGAGGAT GTGTTTAGGCGATTTCTGCGATCTGAGGGATTTGTTGGAATACATTCTCCAAAGTTGATAGCTGGTTCTAGTGAAGGTGGTGCAGCAGTATTCAAGCTTGACTACAAGGGGCAACCTGCATGTTTGGCACAATCACCACAGCTCTACAAACAGATGGCAATATGTGGGGGCTTTGGACGTGTATTTGAAGTTGGATCTGTTTTCAGAGCAGAAGATTCATACACTCATAGGCATTTATGTGAATTTGTTGGGCTTGATGTTGAAATGGAGATTAAAGAGCACTATTTCGAG GTTTGTGATATTGTGGATCGTTTATTTGTTGCAATTTTTGATGACCTGAATGAGAACTGCAAAACGGAACTTGATGCCATCAATAGACAATACCCTTTTGAACCTTTGAAG TATTTGAGAAAGACTTTGAAACTTACTTTCGAGGAGGGCATTCAAATGCTTAAG GAGGCTGGAGTAGAAGTCGATCCTCTAGGTGACCTGAACACAGAGACTGAGAGGAAATTGGGCAGGCTTGTCCGTGAGAa GTATGACACTGATTTCTACATTCTATGTCGGTATCCTTTGGCTGTAAGACCATTCTATACTATGCCTTGCTATGACAATCCAGCATACAGTAACTCGTTTGATGTTTTTATTCGAG GTGAGGAAATAATCTCTGGGGCTCAAAGAATACACCTCCCAGAACTATTAACCACTCGTGCAGAGGCATGCGGAATTGATGTGAAAACGATATCATCCTACATCGACTCCTTCCG ATACGGTGCGCCGCCTCATGGTGGGTTCGGCGTCGGCTTGGAGCGTGTGGTCATGCTCTTTTGTGCCCTCAATAACATCCGAAAAACATCGCTGTTCCCCCGTGATCCACAGAGGCTCACTCCATGA